From the Glycine max cultivar Williams 82 chromosome 11, Glycine_max_v4.0, whole genome shotgun sequence genome, the window CTGCATTTCGACAATGAAATATTCAAAAGTAAACTACTTCGTGATGAATGTGTAAAATAATACTATTAAAATCATAATATCAAGACTCTGTTTAAAAGCACATTATCGTCCAATGAAAAAGGATTAGTGATATTACATATTGTTGTTGGTGGTTTCTGATttgtgttattatatatatatagacacacacacaaagcCACGCGGCATTGAATTTAGAGGGCATATTTTAGGTATATACTGTAAAGATAAGTCTTGACCAGATCAATTCGCAGTATCCTCTGTGCTTACCAAGATATTGGAATATGCATAATTTTATCTTGGCttgattttttctctctctcaaatttGAGCCAGGCttatttttatctcattttttttaaaattcttttagtaTTCTAATTTGGAAATAAATTACTTTTGATTCTGATCAGGTActaaaaaatcacaatttaagGATCAAAATAGACggtttttaaattaagaaactaaaaaattacctttttatttgagaaattaaaatcaaatttgacctaattaaatctaaaagactaaaaaatatttaagtattttatctttttcttttgttggttatgatattggtacaaaataaattttgtcgGACGTGATAATTAATCTTTAGAATacataagataattatttttcccCTAACACGATTTATTATATACTCAGGTGAACAAAATGTTTAGCcactaataaataaaacatcacaTTTCTTTTCTGATGAATGTGATctttaatttgtcaaataacaTTACAATTAGAGCATAGTACCAATAATGAATactattttgatttaaatttttaattccaaTCTCAGTGGAAATGAAAATGGTTACCAAATAGGCTGAAATAGGTATATCCTTTGTTTGCTTCTAGACTTTTTAAGCAGATCCATTATAATGAGTTAACCTCAGtggaagttaaaaaataaaaatctcataGCCAAGGTAATGGATTGCCCACGCATGAATTTGcttaaactcccatattttctttttatttgactAAAATGGATTGTGTCACCaaaatgttttctttctgtagAAGCTTTTAGATAGTAGTATTTAGGTGATTGTAACTTGTTAGACAACTAGTGAACGTATCTAACATTTTGTTTTCAGACCTGTATTTTGAGTTGGTTCTCCTTAGTCTAACAAATGACTAACAACATTTGTTTTAGACCTGCATTTTGACTtcttcaataaataataaattgccaaaaaatttaaattttaaaaacttcacATCAATGATCATACATAAGCATTTTGAGTTGGTTCTCCGTAGTCTTACAAACTGATAATAATATTTACTCTTGCATATATACAACATGAAGTTATGAATCATAAGTGGAATCTGGCATGAATGTTTACAAACATACAATGGTCACTTGAAAACTATATCAACATTGCATGCTATAGATAAACCTAGTTGGAAACTAGGGCTAAGAAATAAATGATATGAGCAAATGATCATTACACATGTATGATTTCAGTGTAAAATTGATTAGTTTGCTGCACCTAAACTAATGAGTTATTAACCACAGTTGGTAGATGATCCTTGAGCATACTGACAAGGATCCGATTGACAAAATCCACCTCGGTAATTTCTACACCTCGAGTATTAGATTAATCCCATGACTTTCAGTCgtgggaaaaaaaaacactaatgaGTTATTAGAGCAAGTTGTTGTGGTATTGAATGATCTTCCTAGGAGGAAAATAGGGAAGCTTCTTAGTCTTAAGGTCACGTAATAGAGAATTCCTAATAATTCTATCAGCTTTGGTGATCCCAGTGAGACCAAGAGCATCAGGATCTTGAAGAATGGGATTACGCAGAGGATTCAAACCCTCTAAATTAGACCTCAACATCTTATCCTTTCTCAAAAAGTCAACTTTTTTATCAAACCAATCACCCCAACCTTCTCTTAAAGGAGAAACCCTCCTTCCCGTGCTCTTCAACAAAAGCGCGTCCTCAACGCCCTTCACTTGAATCGCCTTGGATCGCACGTTCTCCTCAACGGCGACGTCGTCGGAGCCAAACGCGGTCTTGCTGCGATCCTCCGTGGGGTCCACGAAGGGTTTGTTGTTGTCGTAATTGATGAATGAGCTCTTGCTGAAGGCCCTTCGGATCACGCCCTCGGCGTGGTGGAAGAAGTACCCCGAGGCGGCGGCGTTCTGGTCGAGGGACTCCTCGTCGTCGGTGTCGACATCGGCGTCGATGGTGTCCTCTGGCTCGTCCTCCACAACGTCGAGGGTGTCGATGGTGTCGAGGGTTTCGTCGTCGGCGACGGAGTCGTCGTTGCCGGAATCGGAGACGAGGGAGTCGTAGTTGAAATCGCGAGAGGAGGGGTGGGAGTGCGGGCTGTGGAGGAGGGAGACGGTGACGCACGCCAACAGAAGGAGACCCGAAACGACGACCACGACGACGCACAGGAACACGCCGTAACGGGGGTGACGACGGGATCGGAGATTTCTCAGCATTTTCTTTCGTTGGAAAACAGAGAAATATTCAACGGGAATGCAAAATGAATGCATGCAATGTTACTACAAGTGGGCCCACTTTGGACTATCCTCACGGAACAGGCTCATTGTATGGTTTTGGCTATAAAATTAGGTTAATTTCTGGTTGGTATCAAAGTGCCAACATTACTAATTAAgctatgtttggataaaaagcTACCAACAAGGTCTTGAGATCTCTACGAAAGTTAGTCCCATGCTTTTCCGTAGGAATATCTTACTtgcagataaaaaataaaaagctgaaaatgtatttttggaaaatttaatgtacatttttaaattccaagacataaataaagaaggatGAATTTGGAGTTTAAAACACAGTTTCAAATAACTGaagttttaatatttaagattttCGGCCGATTTTTAGGAATAAAactatttgaaatatatttttaacctcTTCTAACTAATATCTAAACATGCACTTAGTTCTCGGGAGGCATGTTTATTTAGTTTGTACTTGGTAACCAAATCAAGACCATTGTCACCGAAATCATACATGGCATCTCACTCAGCTTTGAGTTTGCTCAatcacataaatattttaattaattttttcatgatAAGTActtattcaattaatttatattatataagattattttttatcttataattaattataaaagttattaaaataagcTCAAAAAAGTTTATAAGAATCGAAGTTTATTTGAGTCCAAGTTTCGAATAAGTTCTTTAAAATCCCTCCATCATCTTTATACCTACTACCATTTTCACATACTTGTATCTGTGCATTCGCAAAGTATGTTATCAGCAACTGCTTCTTCTTGGTATGCTCACGGTTGCTGCAATTTGTGTGGTTGATATAACTTCAACTGAAAATTAAATACCAACTTCCTAATGACTAATATAATACTATCTCCATGAACGGCTTGCCTCCTAACTAACCCAcattttatatgtataataacAGTTACGTGCATCATATATGTCTCACCCATAACAAACTTGTAACGCCAGAATTCCTCATAGGCATGCTTTAATTTGGAGATTATATATATGACTGGTCCTGCATGTGCATCTGATATCAGCACCAATTAAAGAAGAAATATGGGAAATGAAGGTATTATGAATGGTGTTACCCCCGGGAAGGCTACCATATTAGCTCTTGGCAAGGCTTTCCCTCATCAGCTTGTCATGCAAGAGTATTTAGTTGATGGATATTTCAGGGACACAAACTGTGACAGTCCTGAACTCAAGCAGAAGCTCACTAGACTTTGTAAGTACATAAATAAGCTTTCCCCCCTTTCCCCTTCTCTATATAGGGATAATTGAGACTCAATGCAAAGTGATTTGTGCACTCTTTTATTAATTACGCTACCTCTCACCCTTTAAGCAGTTGGTTCTCACACATGTTTAGATTATAGTTTGCAAACCAAGTTTTGATGGCTAAAATCGTGTTTAAATACAACCAACAATGGCTTTTGCTAAACATGTTATGTGTGTTCGGATTAAAGTTtgcaaaattaagtttttaaagtAACCCAGATGTTGCTTTCATCTGAAAATTGATTTAAAGCCATAatgcaaaattacaaaacagaaACCAAACATATCGCGAAACTGACTTTAATAAGACTAATGTATGTACAAGGCAGCCGAATGAGACACTGACTTTGGCTTAATGTGGTATATAAACAGGCAAGACAACCACAGTGAAAACAAGGTATGTGGTAATGTCAGAGGAGATACTGAAAAAGTATCCAGAACTTGCGGCTGAAGGCATCCCCACAGTAAAGCAACGACTAGAGATATGCAATGAGGCAGTGACAGAAATGGCCATTGAAGCTTCCCAAGCTTGCATCAACAACTGGGGTGGATCTTTATCAGACATAACACACTTAGTTTATGTGTCATCCAGTGAAGCTAGATTACCCGGTGGTGACCTTTACCTAGCCAAAGGACTAGGACTGAGCCCTGATACTCAACGAGTCATGCTCTATTTTGCTGGTTGTTCGGGAGGCGTGGCCGGCTTACGTGTTGCGAAAGACATAGCTGAGAACAACCCTGGAAGCCGAGTGCTGATTGCTACCTCAGAAACTACAATTATTGGGTTCAAGCCACCAAGTGCAGATAGACCTTATGATCTAGTTGGGGTGGCACTCTTTGGGGATGGTGCTGGTGCAATGATAATTGGCTCAGACCCAATATTGGAGTCTGAGAAGCCTCTCTTTGAGCTTCACACTGCAGTTCAGGAGTTTTTGCCACACACTGAGAAGAAAATAGATGGGAGGCTGACAGAAGAAGGAATAAGCTTCAAGTTAGCAAGGGAACTTCCTCAAATAATTGAAGACAATGTTGAAGGATTCTGTGACAAGTTAATAAGTGTTGTTGGGTTTGAGAACAAGGAGTACAACAAGATGTTTTGGGCTGTTCATCCGGGGGGTCCTGCCATCTTGAACCGCATTGAAAAGAGGCTTGATTTGTTGCCAGAGAAGCTGAGTGCAAGTAGAAGGGCTCTCATGGATTATGGCAATGCTAGCAGTAACACCATTGTGTATGTGCTTGAGTATATGATAGAGGAAGGTCTCAAGATTAGAAAGGATGCCAGAGGAGATCTTGAATGGGGCTTAATACTTGCTTTTGGACCAGGGATTACATTTGAGGGAATTCTTGCCAGGAACTTGTGTGCTTGATGATATTATTATCACAAGATGTGTTTATGTGATACGTGACTCCATCAAAAGCATATTCAAGACTATAATgatcaaaagaagaaaagtcttaaataaaaactttaacCGCAAAATCCTTTCAAAGCAGTTTTGTGATGAATCCCTTCGCAAATTTATCAGCacttaatataacttttaaagatCGGAATTCCTTTATTCACaggatggatgccaagcacatGTGATACATTCAACTAATGAAAACATTAGGAATTAGGATGCTACATAATAAAAATGGAAAGGatcaattttgataaaagaaTAAACTAAAGATTATCTATTTGAGTAATACTGTGAAACCTCGGATTAGAGCAGGCAATAACACTTAAACTGAACTGAATCGGgatttcaatatttataattaattcaactagAAAAACTAGAGTTTTCACTTTTCACCGAGGCACCGTTAGAAAAATAAGTTATCAGCAAGTTTCTGCAAGTTTGGTTCAGTTTGTACAGATAGCTTGTTATATTATTGCAGGAAGAACTTTCATCAAAAAAGCTGTTTTGAACTTTGGCTGTACTTTTTGTTTCTTATCAGCCTATTTTGGGCAAACATtaatcaaattcaacaaaacaatCACCGGAACATTTGCCATTGTAACCGTTTTTTACGTTGTATAGAATTGATACCATGCCTTGTGCAATTTCAATTCAAGCAAAGacaattacaaacaaatatgcTCTGCTCTTTGTTTTACTTTCTTCTATGTCCCCCTATGCACCATGATTTAGAATCTAGGAAGGCCTCAAAAAGAGAATTCCAAAAACAGAATGCAACCATTTTCGTAGATCAGTAAGAACTCTTCGTGCATCATGAGCGGGATTCACAATGAGGAATTGCAACATTAAGATTTAAGATAACATCTCTGGACTCAATAATTCAGATTTGTTTTCTGCAATGCAACATACATAAAACTCGCAGTATTCAACTGCATGCAATAGATCAAAACCGCGCACAGTCCACATATTTTTACGTAGGCAGGGTTCAATCTAAGACTTACTGTAGAACTTGAGCACATGGAATAGTTATAACAATAACTAAATTCCAAGAGTCCAAGCAAATAGAGACTTTACGTGTAAAGCACTTCCAACCATATATAACAGTAACCTAAACATAAATATCTTTAGTTTCTTTCATCCCCAACTTTACATTCCACCAAGGAACCAAACAAGTGTGTCAACACAATGTACTCGAACAAGGGTAACCAACCATAATGCCTGATTAAGTTAAAATCAAATGTGACAGTACACATCAAAGCAGATCTTCAATCACACCACTCCAGAGGGAAGACGTAGAACAAGCTGTCCCCCGAAGACACtgcaatttaaatgaaaataaatatcatgaGGACAGGATATATAACTTATAAGGTTGGTTGGCTGATTAAGAAGAAAGTGAAGGAGGGGAAAGGTCATGGATTTGATCTCTCCTGTtaacaaaaaactaacaaactaacaattaacatttgccgattaaaaaaaatcatgaggaCAACTGGACAAGAGTCATGCTGGAACGATCTTGAGAAACTCTTCAGACTGTAAAATGACTGACatgggaaagaaagaaaacagctATATTAGAAACTAAACCAACCTTTTGACATAATAGTAACAGAAATCTGCTAAGATGAAGGTCTGGACAATTTCCGAGATAAGAACCATTGATGGCCATAAACCATACCCCAAGGCCACCAACAAATGCCCACGGCTATCTAACACCTGTAGAAAGAAACAGTAAGTTGGTAGGAGACCAACAGTTGGAAAATCCAGTAAGATACaccataaaaagaaacaaattaataaaagcaGCAATCATGTAACTGGTTTACtatcaaaatgattttaaattaatttagaaaaacGAAGAACACCAACATTCAAAGGGAAATTAGATACCAACACATGCCCTTGTAAAGTTCTGCTAGAGGAAAGATGTCTTAGCTGTACtatttaaaatgaaagagaaactaaaatttatgaataatgtTCACGTTTCAGTCCTTTAAACAAGATAGGCATTCCAAATAGATATTGGTCTTAGAGACACTGATCACCAGCATGTGTCAGAAAACAAGTGAGCATCAAATTTGCAAATGAATCAAAGAATTGACTAATGCATTTTTGAGTTTTTATGAACAGACCTGAAGAACCCAATGAGCACAGCTCAAGAATCTTGCAACACCCAGTGCAAATACGTAGTGAGCTGTGAATGGCTCAACAATCTGAAAGTATAAAATGAAACAGAAAAATAGAATCAGAACCCATACACGAAATGTTGGACAGAGATTCTTAAGTTAGGAAATAATACCTTGGTGTTCTGCATGACCCGCAGTTGGGGCAGGACTGAGACAGCTTCTAGATATACACAGAATGCCCAGGAAATCCTGTTTAATAAATGATGAGAAGTTGATGGATGAATGAGTAAGGCTAACATAGCACATGGTGCCACCTgcattcaatttcaaaagtaAAGAAGGCTGACTCAGATTAAAGGTAAATGCAAAAGTTACAAGCAATGAGTAACAAAATCACAGATTTATGAAAAGGAATAAATCAAATCCTTCAAAGTAAACCGACAAgcaaaagaaaggaagaaagacgGAGTAAAATGAAAGCCACATTCAGATATGGTCTGCAGCAGTTTTATTTGACATGATGGCACTCGGCTCTATTAAAATAAGAGCATCGTAGTAAACCATATGTATAGAACATCCCAAACCCCACTCTAGTGTGGCGGAATAGGATGAGCTTCAAGTTTTTTTGTTCACAAAAATAGAAAGTCCACTTCATACAATGTCATGGGAAACAATTCTCCCGTGTCACTCTACAGATCCAGATTTTATGGTATTATTCATGCAGAAGGCTGATTGCATTGGTATCATATCAATAATATGACTATTTCAATATAACagaaaattagaaaacaacTCAAGCGTGAGAAAGTATGATTTTCAGTATTTCAATGTACACTATCATTTTCAGTATCAGCAATGTACACTACACTACCAAATCTCACAACTCATGACTTATTCAAACAGGGAGACATCCCATAGGACATTGCTACCATCTATATGAAACGTTCAAACTCAAGAAGGTCAAATTTCCAATTCCACCAgaattaacaatattaaaaaatgcttCACCTAATACAATGTCACAGAAAGGACAATATAGATGGGGATAGGCTTCTAACCTTAGGATGAAACAATAGGTGGAGCACTGGAACTTACCACATAGTATATTGCAAAGTTATCCTTCTCCTCCATGTAGCTAGCCTTGAGCTTAAAACGAATCATATATATAACCCACACTGTTGTTACGAAAGTAGCGAAATCAAGTAAGGTGTGGATATCATATTCCATGACAAAACTGCAGTACAGCCTTACAGCTAAAAAGATAGCTGTTAATTCCTGGGATTTGAGTGATAACCCTGTGTGCATCATTCAAAACCATTAGCAAAATGTAAAcctaatacacacacacacatacaagaCACCTCTTTCTTTATACACACACACCTCTTTCTTATGTCCAATAACAAAAGACAAGACATTGAATTGTTTGAgccaacacaaacacacacgCAAATCAAATCAGCCAAACAATGCCGaccaaattgtaaaaaataaacaaataaattggaAAGTatacaagaaaataacaatcttaaaaataaaaatcaaattttggttAAGGAAATCTAGAcggattaaattaaaatctcCAAAAAACTGAtgcttctaatttttattttctcagcATGCAATTTAGAGTTGAAAGAACTGAATAAGGAGAAACTCTAACCTAACCAAGCCTACccaattaattaacaaatagaAATAGAAGATAATGTTTATTACCAGCACATGTCTTCTCCTTCATGAGCTTATAGATGAGGACGGAAATTCCGAGGGAGTGGACGGCCTCGGCAGCGACGAAGAGGTTGTCATGATCGTGGACGATGAAGCGAAGGAGCACGAGAGCCGCCATGCCGGAAACGACGGCGAGAAAAGCCTTCACCTTTGGGGGCTGTCGCCTCACCCATGTCGTGACGGCGTGGATCGACGTTCTCTGAGGTCTCATGGGGTCGCTGATTGATTCCCAATGCTATTCCTATTCCTCCCAACACAAACTCACACACACAACCAAACCAACGTTGGATTGGAACAAACAAACTAAACAAGAAGAGCCCAATGCCAAAATGCAGAttgatgttttgtttttgttttcttttctctctccaaAAGTTTCAATTCAACTCAAACAGATTGATGGATtgtactatttttaattttatgataaacaAACACCAATATGTTCCCTCTAAACCCTAAGgatattacttaaaaaaacaaatattctaaaatatctattatatcaaatcaaaaatagatataaaaaaaatctatcatgAATATTTTCAATCACTAAtgtataatttacatatttaaaaatgtttatttattataaattttagttaatattaaaataaacattagaatACTAGTTTAACATACTTTTCCAATAACTAAAagtatagaaattaatttttcattaattttttaaattctctttGCCCGATTCATTAATGGCGACAATTAAGTAACataattgtaaattaaaatactataaCATATGCATGGAATTTGTAAGTCTTTGATTTTTCAAATCTACAATTGGTCCCTGACCCCAAttattaatcataaataatcCTAATGAGTGACAACTAAATAGATGATAATTTTAGGGAAATTATCATTAGCACGAAACAGTTTTCGTAGAAAGGAGTTTTTGGCACCAATGATTTTTCTATATAATATTTGAAACATTTGATTTGGTAACACTTCACTCGTGAATAGATTTCGTAGATGAAATTTCATAGGATATAACACTGTTTCATATTTATATCGTTTGGTCCACTGGcctcacaaaaaaataattagcatTTATTAGGTAAGAGATCTGGACACAATCAGTATGTAGTCTATTCTACTCTAACATAAACTGATAAAAGGATGGAGACTTGATAGGCATTATATTGCAGAATTAATGATATGAATTGTATATCACATTTTGTGTGGTGACGCCAACTATATATATCAGCAAAATACATTCTATGTCTAGTGTTTAACGATCTCGATCTAGTTGTACATATCATCCACTAAGAAATTCATGCAATTCTCTAAGAACGAACTCTAGCACAATGCAATTAGCTAGAGATACTTAACACAACGCATCTCAGAAAAATAGTACGTAGAACCTaaaagtaagaaacaaaatcttGAGCTTCTTTTCAGTGTTGCCCTCCACCTCGACCTTCTTAATCCTTTTTTGCCATTACAAGTCAAAATCAACTTGCAATGAATTTGATCTTCTGAGCACAGGCTTTTGGTGTTTGTCTTCCTCTAGTGCCACCATACCTAAATGTGATGGATCGTCCAAAAACATCTTAGCCACCAAGTAACCAGCAATGGACCAAGTTTGGTATTTGCGTGCCTGCTTCCCAATGTAACGACCAAGCTTTCCATCATAATATTCGGTCCAGTTGTCCTTGAGCAACCTAGTTTCAGCAATTTCAAGGGCTCGTTTTGCAATGTGGGGTCGTCCTGTCTTGATAGAGGCAGCAACAAGAAGCCATAGAAGAACTGCATCCACCACAATATCCAAAAATGTAACTCAGAATTTCTTCAACTATATGCTAAATGCCCCCTTGCCTCAAAGGACCTCATGAGATATGTTTACACTAGATAAAAGACTGTATCTCATTTCAGTACCTAATTAAATAACATGCTGTAGTGTATGCAATACCATTCACTGTTCTAATCTAAATAATAGAATCAATaatcttttcaaataaaagtaTTGTATGCAATAGTaactgaaaattcaaatttgtaacATAGTTCAATGCAAATGTGGCCTAAGGGCAGAAGAACTGATACCTGGCCAAGATCCTCCATTGTGGTAACTCTCCATCTGGTGTTTTTTGGGTCACATCATGTTATGATCCGCCACTCATGGTTTTCAAGGGCTGGATAACAAACTTTTAGAGGCATCTCCCCAATCAGTTCCTGCCACCGAGATTCGATGAGATCCATGATTGCAATGGATTGCTCAGGAGTAGTCAAGCTGGACAAAATTGCTATGCAATTACCAAGGCAAAACCAACGGAAATCCATCCTAGCAGGACTATCATTCCCAATAAATTAACCACCTTTAAGTGGCATGAAATCAAAAACCCAATCAGGTAGAGAATCAGGAATGACATTAAACTTGTTGACTGCAGTATGTGAGTATTCTTCTGTTTTGAAGTGATATACATCGTTAAGTTGCTTCAAATCCAACCAAAAATAGCTTCTCAGGTGATAGCTTAAGGCATGCAAGCGTGTGGTAATTCGTTCTCTGAACTCCTCGCCTTCAGCATCTTCCTTTAGCAATAGCAAGGCACACCCTAAAGCCATGAAGAAAAGTGATTGAATCTCAATTGAATAACCGTAAACACCCTAATATGTCAAAAAAATGGAAGTAAGAAAAATTACGGAAACTGTGGATGTGTTGTATTAATGGAAGCACAAGATTGGATTGTTCTTGACTTATAAATTGGATTGAACTCTTCAAAATATTAATCTGCAAAAATTGAGAAACCTAGAACTAGAACAATAATGTTTTCCTACAGCTAATGCCTTGTTTTATTCCCTAGACAATGTAAAATATGATGGTGCAGTTCTTATAGAGTTCAACAAAGTCACCATTCTACGATCTATCATGCAGCATCCATCCGCACATAGTAGAGTGGGGAAGGTGTCAAATCCCTCGGAAAGgcataaattcaaaatcaaGCGCATGCCCTTCTGACATTCAGGCAGTTCAGCCAAGGAATTGTCTCCTGTGGACTTTGTGTATGCACACCAAAATCCCGAATCAATATGGGAAACCCTGCCTATTGCACTTTCACCAAAGTCTGCTATCAAGGTCTCATGGTTTCTGACTGGATCATGAAGTACTTTAAAACTTGCTGGCATTACTCCTTCTTCTAGGTGAAACTTATCAATAGTTTTCTCCCATGATTGAAGGCGAAGGGTCTTCAAGATAAAATTTCTAACAATTTCAGGTTCCCCCTTCGTCAGAAAAACCAAAGCACTAGGGACAAAGTCTCTTACAAACACCTACACACAAATATAGCATCATAGGTTAACTCTCCATAGCAACTCAAAAGGGGTAGAAATGATATAATATATACAATGATCAAAGCCATAACCAACCCTTTTTCAGAATTTCACAGGACACCgacttttttgcaaaaaaagttGTGAATTATTAGAGACTGTCAGTCTGTGATCATTTGTCATGCAAATCAATCACATAACCTGTTTGTTTTAACTTTGCACGATCAAGCCAGTTTGTCTTGTGAAGGGGAGAACAATAATCACCCACTTCGTTGAGGGTGCACAGAACATGTCAATTTGgtttgggaaaaaaaataaaaaaactcaaccaatcaaaatcaaatggtccggtttggtttgaatttaaaaaaccatttaaaatataagtttagtggaaattgatcatttaaatatatttttctaaaataatacggatcgtttcattttcaataaatatgaaTCTGACAATGGAGCCAATTACAAAAATCGGATTTCATCCATTCGGTTCAATTCAATTTGTCGGTGCAAAGAACTACACGGTTTAATGAATTTTGACAACCAGGGGTGAATAAGATTTGtgtatgtttatatataattttgaagcaaattgaaattaaataatgttaagCTCGAAAGAGTTCCATAGGTCCTCGCAATTTGCATCATCTATACGTGCTAGTTGACCCCACAATTTGGTATGTGTGATGATAATATCGTCATTCTCACGGAATATGATAGCCTAGTAGATAATATAAAAAGAGCAACTACGTACCAAATTATTGTGTGGAGGACAAATAATGCCTATTAATATGttccttccttccttcttgTTGAGATTCCCTTTgatttgttttatatgtagTGATAAAAAATCCATGTCATATGGGTAGAGCCTTAATT encodes:
- the LOC100775613 gene encoding ER lumen protein-retaining receptor erd-2.2, with the protein product MRPQRTSIHAVTTWVRRQPPKVKAFLAVVSGMAALVLLRFIVHDHDNLFVAAEAVHSLGISVLIYKLMKEKTCAGLSLKSQELTAIFLAVRLYCSFVMEYDIHTLLDFATFVTTVWVIYMIRFKLKASYMEEKDNFAIYYVVAPCAMLALLIHPSTSHHLLNRISWAFCVYLEAVSVLPQLRVMQNTKIVEPFTAHYVFALGVARFLSCAHWVLQVLDSRGHLLVALGYGLWPSMVLISEIVQTFILADFCYYYVKSVFGGQLVLRLPSGVV
- the LOC102662748 gene encoding uncharacterized protein At4g19900, producing MLRNLRSRRHPRYGVFLCVVVVVVSGLLLLACVTVSLLHSPHSHPSSRDFNYDSLVSDSGNDDSVADDETLDTIDTLDVVEDEPEDTIDADVDTDDEESLDQNAAASGYFFHHAEGVIRRAFSKSSFINYDNNKPFVDPTEDRSKTAFGSDDVAVEENVRSKAIQVKGVEDALLLKSTGRRVSPLREGWGDWFDKKVDFLRKDKMLRSNLEGLNPLRNPILQDPDALGLTGITKADRIIRNSLLRDLKTKKLPYFPPRKIIQYHNNLL
- the LOC100776160 gene encoding type III polyketide synthase B, with product MSEEILKKYPELAAEGIPTVKQRLEICNEAVTEMAIEASQACINNWGGSLSDITHLVYVSSSEARLPGGDLYLAKGLGLSPDTQRVMLYFAGCSGGVAGLRVAKDIAENNPGSRVLIATSETTIIGFKPPSADRPYDLVGVALFGDGAGAMIIGSDPILESEKPLFELHTAVQEFLPHTEKKIDGRLTEEGISFKLARELPQIIEDNVEGFCDKLISVVGFENKEYNKMFWAVHPGGPAILNRIEKRLDLLPEKLSASRRALMDYGNASSNTIVYVLEYMIEEGLKIRKDARGDLEWGLILAFGPGITFEGILARNLCA